CCGCGGCCAGCGCCGCGCCGGCCGCAATCAGCGCCAGCCGCCGCCGGCGGCGGTGCAGCCGCACGGCGGCGCGGCGGATGGTGGTGTCGGCGCGCGTGTCCTCGTCGGCCAGCGCGCGCAGGTCGGCCAGCAGTTCGCTGGCGGAGGGGTAGCGCGCCTCGTGGTCCTTGGCCAGCAGGGATTCGATGACCTGGCGCAGCGGCGCCGGCACGTTCGCCTCACGCGGCAGCTCGCGGGGCGGCTCGTTGGCGATGGCCACGATGGTGGCCAGCGGTGACGGGCCCTCGAACGGCCGGGTGCCGCTCAGCATCTCGTAGAAGATCACGCCCAGTGAGAACAAATCGCTCCGCTCGTCCACCGGCTCGCTGCGGGCCTGCTCCGGCGACAGTTACGACACCGTGCCGACGATATTGCCCGTGGCCGTGAAATCGTCGGCCTGGTCGAGGCGGTCCCGCAGCACGCCGCGGGTCACCTTGGCCAGCCCGAAGTCCACGAGCTTGACGCGGCCGTCGCGATCCGTGAGGATGTTGCCGGGCTTGAGATCGCGGTGGAGGATCCCCTGGCGGTGCGCCTCCTCGACGGCGGCGGTGATCTGGATCATGAGCCGCAGTTTGCCCGACAGGTCGGTCGGCGTGGTGCGGAGGTAAGTGGTCAGGGTGGGCCCCTCGACGTACTCCATGACGATGAACGGCACGTCGCCGTGCTCGCCGATGTGGAACACGGTGGCGATGTTCGGGTGGTTCAGCGCCGAGAGTGCCTGCGCCTCGAGCAGGAACCGCTTGCGGGAGGTGTCGTCGTCGAGGTGGGCGTCGGACAGGAACTTGATGGCCACGGTCCGCTTCAGGCTCAGGTCCCGCGCCCGGTAGACCTGGCTCTGCCCGCCCTGGCCGAGCCGCTCCTCGATCTGGTAGTTGCCGACAACCGCCCCGCGTTCGAAATCCATGGCGACATTTTACAGTAAACGGAGAACAGTGAACAGAGAACGGTGAACAGTGAACAGTGAGGAGATAGGAGATAGGAGAGAAACAGTGGAAGCTTCTGCAAGCGCTCGAAGTTCGTAATTCGTAATCGTCATCGTAATCGTGCTCGTCGTCGAGGCTCAAATTTCACTCTCGCCCCGAACCCAGAGTCTCGAGCCTCGATTACGATCACGATTACGAATTCGGAGGGTGAGCGGGTGGTTCCGCAGCCCCGATGCCGCCCCGCTGGGGCTCGGGGTGGGGACAACAGACGCGCGAGGTGGAGGCGCCTGACCAGGGGCTGCGCCCCTGGCTAATCCGGTCCGGCCCTTTCGGGCCGGGCGCCTGCCGAACGCTCAACGATCAACCATCAACGATCAACCATCAACGATCAACTGTTGAGAACCTGCGAACATTCAAACGCCCGATCAGCGGCACGCATGTCAGATTGGGAACGAGCCCCGAACCCCGAACCCCGAGCCTCGAGCCTCGAGCCTCGAGCCTCGACTCCCCCCTCACGTCTGCCATTCCCAGATCCCGCTCCAGGCCTTGAGGAACAGCTCTTCATACTGCTCGCCGAGGCGCCGGGAGGCGTCGGAGACCGCCGTGCGCTTCAGGCCGCCGGGGCGGATCCCGCTCGTGATCAGCAGGTGGGACAGGATCTCGAGCGACGAGGCGATGCCCCAGCGGTTCAGGATGCGCACGTCGAACCGGCAGCCCACGGCGGTGCCCACGTTGGCGTAGGTCATCAGGGCGGCGCCGACTGGGTCGCCGGGCGGCAGGGCGGTGCAGAGCCGGTCGCCGCTGGTCTTCACGTACCGGACGCCTTTGAAGTAATAGTTCCAGAACGCCAGCTCCGTGAGCAGGCCGGTGATGTAGTGCGACACCGTCCGGTAGGAGGCGGTCCACTGGAAATGACCGATGCCCAGCAGCCCCTCGTGCACCGCCTTGCTCCAGCCCAGGTGGCAGGCGGCGAACAGGACGCCGATCTTCGGTTTGTCCACCCGGTCGAGGAGCTGGCTGAACGGGTCGAAGCGGCCGCCCGGCGCGTCCACCGAGCGGCGGGTGCCGTGGCTGGCCACCACCAGGTACTTGACGTCGCCGCGGTGGTTGAAGCGGTCGAGGTACACCTGGAACCCGTCGGCGCCGGTGAAATAGGCGACATCCACCGAGCAGCCGAACATCTCGGCCGCGGTCCGGAAAATGTCGCGGTAGGTGTGCTGCGGCCCGATGGGCCGGTTCCGGGGAACCTTTCGGCTCGCCCCCCGCACGCCCCAGTCGGATTCCAGCACCAGGATCTTGGGTCCGTTCATGCCGTCCTCCCCCCATGGTTTTGCTGAACGCCCGGCCACCGGCCGGGACGTTTCGTCCTTCACCCTCTTTAACGGACTACGTGAGGGGTGTCAAGGGGAGATCAGGCCGTCGTCAGCGACCGGGGCCTCTATCCTGCAGAGGTCGTGCCTGCATCTCCGGTCTTTTCATACGGATAACCTTCTCCAGGGGCACGCGGTGGTGTTTGATCCAGAGATCGGTCGTAGCGGTGGCGTTTGAAATCATGACGGTGTGGACCTGTCCGCCGACGCTTGGCGCCCGTCGGTCATCGCGGTCGCAAACGGTGATCCCCTCCAGTTCCTGACCCCAACCGCGACGGTAGTCGATCCAGATCCGGCCCACCTGCACTCCCGTGCGGCCGTCGAAGACGAAGATGCCGCCTGAATCGCCCGTGCCCTCGTCGTTGACTAGATAGAACAGGCCGGTGGCGGCGGAGAAAGCGCCCCCCTGCACCCGGTCGAAGCGGACCGGCTCGCCGTAACCGTCCCGGAGCGCCAGCTCGTGGTCGAGCTCCAGGCGCAGTGCCCGGCCGACGATTTCGTGCCGGAAGGTGCGGAGAGCCCAGACGAACGAAAATCCCGATGTATACAGCAGTCCGTCATGTGGGCTGACGGCACACCAGGGCGCATGGCGCTCGCCGGAGAGCTCACCTGAAGCGATGAAGCGCAAGTCGGCCGTGTCGAAGACCAGCAACCGGGCGAAATTCCCTCCGTCTCTGGAGTCCTCGAGGGGAATGTACAGCCGGCCGTCGCGGACGTCGCCGTCGCCGAAATGGTCGTAGTGGCTGTCGCTCAAGGCCCGGGGGATCCGCGTCATCAGGATCCCGGCGGCGGGCTCGGGGCGGGGTCGGTCCGCATTCAGGTCCGACGCCAATGGGAATTTCCAAAGGTAATAGCGCTGTGAAATGAACCAGTTGGCATCGTCGTGGGCGATCCCCTGGCACTCGTCGCCCCAGCCCGGCTCCCGATCGCGGGGGTAATCGCCCAGGAAGTCGTAGTCGAAGGCAAGCACCGGCGCGACAATCACCCGTAGCACACCGTCGGCGGGCCCCCGACGGCTGTGGTTGACGACGCGGGCGATCCAGTTCCGGCCCAGTCGCAGGTCGTCCGCCGTGACCGCATAGTCCAGGGTGAGGCGGCTCGGACCCTCGCGGCGGGCGCACGGTTCGGTTCGCCCGGGACCCGCCAGCTGCAGCGACAGCTCCGACGCCGTGCCGCTCCATTGGGCCACCAGCCGGATCCGACAGGGCCGGGAGGCGGTGAAGGCGAGCTCGGCTCGACTGCCGTCGAGTGCTGGAAGGGTGAAGGCTCGTTCCTGAAATAACCCGGGCGGGGGAGCGAGTTCGCCGCCGACCGGTGAAGCGGCCAGGACCAGCGTCAGCCAGATGGCCGCCGATCCCGTCGCCAGGCGCCCCATCAGCCCTTCGGGTCCCATGTGCCGGCGGTGCTGGTCAGGTGGCCATCCCTCACGTCTGCGCATGATGGACCTCTCGTGATGGAATGAATGTGGAACGGAATATTTCTGTCGCTATTATATCGCAGCGGCCAAAACATTCCGGTTGATATATCGTATGACGATATATCGAGAGCCGCTATAGAGCACCGATCCAGGAGGACGTCCGATGGTCGACCTTGACAGCCAAGCCCGGCGGCACCTGCCCCTGACTGAAGCGACCTTTGCCATCCTGGCGGCGCTGGCGGAACCGCGCCACGGCTATGGGATCATGCAGGCGGTGGCGCGGGAAGACGGGGGCGGGATCCGGCTCGGACCGGGCACCCTGTACGGCGCGCTCACCAAATTGCTGGAGGGGGGACTGATCGCGCGCGCCGGCGATAATCCGGCCGGGGATGAGCGGCGTAAGCTCTACGCGCTCACCCCCCTGGGGCGCCGGGTGGTGCGGCTGGAATCGGAGCGCCTCAGCCGGCTGGCCCGGCTGGGCCATCAGATCATCGACGGCTGGGAGGAGGACCATGAGTGAGATCCGGCGCGTGTTCAAATTGTATTGGGTGTGGCAGGACCAGCCTGAGGAGGCGTGGTTAACGCGAATGGCCGCGGACGGGTGGCACCTGCGGAACCTGACGATCGGTTGCTACACGTTCCAGCGGGGGGAGCCGGCGGCGGTGGCCTACCGCTTGGACTATCGCCGCCTCACCGGCGCGGAGCGAGAAGAGTATTTCGGCCTCTTTCGCGACGCCGGCTGGGAGCGCGTGGCGACGCTGGCCAACTGGCACTACTTCCGGAAACCCGCGCCGGAGGGTCCGCTGCCGGACATCTTCTCCGATGCCGCCTCGCGGATCGACAAGTACCGGCGGGTGCTGGGCATCCTGGTGGTGATCCTGGCGCTGAACGTGGTCATCCTCACCACCCAGCGGATGCCTGAATCCATGACGACGGCACGGGAGATCATCCGGATGCTGCAGGCCGGAGCGGCGATCCTGCTGGGCTACGGTGTCCTGCGGATCATGGCCCTGATCAGCCGGCTGAAGCGGGACGTCCGCCGGGAGTGAACGCTTGACGAAGTGAAAGCCGTTCGTCTGGCGGATCGCGCCGGACCACCGGGCCGCTGTCTTCATGCCGCCGCAGCCGGCCGTTTCTGGGCGGGGCGGCCGGCTGCGGAACACCGCACCTGGGGGCGCTATTTCACCTGTTTGGAAGAGGGTGGCTGCTTGTCCGGAGGCGGCGGATCGGGATCCGGATCCCAACCCTTTTTTGAGAGCGCATCCGGCTCCGGCCCGTTCTTCAAAGCCGCCTTGTCCAGCAAGCGGCCCAGCTCCATCTGCAGGCGCAATCCCCGGTCCGGTTCGGGAATGGGATCCGGATCGGGTTCCGGCTCGGGATTGGGGGGGACATCCTGCTCGGCCCGGAGGCCGGGCCCGAACACCACGCCGCCGCCCGTCAGAGGTCCGGGGCCCGGCCGGGGGCCCGGCATCGGCACGGCGCCGTCCTGGAGCCGCCCCAACTCAACCTGGCGGAGGAAGCCCCGGTCCGGCTCGGGGATGGGGTCCGGATCCGGCTCCGGCTCGGGATTGGGGCTGGGGGGGACGTCCTGCTCGGCGCGGAGTCCCGGCCCGAAGATCAACGGGCCGCCGGGACCGGGATCGGGCCCCGGTTTGGGCCCGGGAATGGGGACGCCTCCCTCGAATATGTTCAGCAACTGCGCCGCGCGCACGAATCCGCCCTCGGGGTTGGGCGGCGTCGGCTCGGGTTCCGGTTCGGGATCGGGGGTGGGGGGGACATCCTGCTCGGCACGCAGTCCCGGCCCGAGCACGATCACCCCGTCGGGGCCGGGACCGGGGAGGGGGATGGGCGTGGCGCTGATGGGGCCGGGTCCGGGGAGGGGGATCGGAGTTGCGCTGATCAGGTCGGGTCCGGGGATCGGGATGGGGGTGACGCCGGCCAAATCAGTGCCGGGAAGGGGCATCGGCGTGGCGTGAATGGTCGCCGGATCTCGGGCCACGGCGGGCTCGGCGGCCGGTTCGGGCAGGTCGGGCTGAATCCCGCCACCCAGGCGTTGAATGTCCATGGGGTGCCTCCAGAGTTGTTTGTCTAATTTTCGGCCAATCGACATGAATTGTTGTGTGCAACGTTGAGATTTTGCACTTGTGCTCGCCGGATGATGGGCCAATCATCGATACGAGTGTGCAAGCGGTTGAGGCGCCGCGTTGACGGTGTGGCATTTTCAGCGACAGCCCGCAACTTGTGCGGGGCATCATGCCGTTGCCCAATCCGTCAATGGATGCGGTGGGGGGCAACCACGGGGTGTTTCCCGGTTGCGCCCGTCCGCTGCAGGCCAACTCGTGCTTTTTCATTGCCCCCGGTCGGAGTAGAATGAGTAATCCGCCGCATCCGGCGGTCCGCGGCCAGGGAGCCCGGCCCGGACGGCGGACTTGAATGCGACAGCCATTCCAAGGAGGCGCGATGAACGGGTCAGGCGGAACAATGCGCGCGAGCGCTCTCGGGATTGTCGTCACGATGGCCATCGGGATGCTGACGGCGGGGTGCGGCTGGGCCGCCGCGGCGCCGCAGCAGGCGGTGAAGCCGAAACCGGCCCCGGTGACGGTGGCCAACCGGATCACCATGGAGCCGCCGCTGCCCGAGGCGTTCTTCACCTTCAAGCCCGGCGCCGACCGGGAGCTGTTCGACTACACGCAGCTCATCGACTACCTCAAGGCGGTGGACGCCACCTCCGAGCGGCTCACGCTCGTGGAGATCGGCCGGTCGCCCATGGGGCGGCCCATGTACCTGGCGGTGGTGTCGGCGGCCGAGAACATCCGCCGCCTGGACGAGCTCAAGGCGATCAACCGCCGGCTGGCGCTGGACCCGGACATCCCGCCCGCCGAGCGGGACGCGCTCGTGGCCCGGGGTCGCGTGTTCGTGCTGGCGACGCTTTCCATGCACTCCTCGGAGGTGGCGCCCTCCCAGATGCTGCCCCTCTACGTGTACGACCTGGTGACGGCGCGCGACGCGGCCACCCTGAAGATCCTGGACGAGACGGTCCAGATGTTCGTCCCCTGCCACAATCCCGACGGCATGCAGATGGTGGTGGAGCACTACCGCAAGCACAAGGGCACCAGGTGGGAGGGGAGCGACCTGCCGGGCGTCTACCACAAGTACGTGGGCCACGACAACAACCGCGACTTCGTCGCCCTGACCCAGTCGGACACGCGGGCCGTCAACCGCATCTTCAGCACCGACTGGTTCCCCCAGGTGATGATCGAGAAGCACCAGATGGGCGAGACCGGACCGCGCTTCTTCGTGCCGCCCAACCACGACCCCATCGCCGAAAACGTGGACCGCGACCTGTGGTACTGGTGCGGCCTGTTCGGCGCCAACATGGCCAAGGACATGGGCGCGGCGGGCCTCCGCGGCGTGGCCCAGCACTGGGGGTTCGACCAGTACTGGCCCGGTTCCACCGAGACGTGCCTGTTCAAGAACGTCATCGCCATGCTCACCGAGAACGCCAGTTGCCGGGTGGCCACGCCGGTCTACGTGGAGCCCACCGAGCTCGGCGTCCGCGGCAAGGGCCTGGCCGAGTACAAGAAGAGCACCAACATGCCCGACCCGTGGCCGGGCGGCTGGTGGCGGCTGGGCGACATGGTCCAGTACGAGCTGGTGAGCATGCGGGCCGTGGCCCGCACCGCCGCCGAGAACCGCGCCGAGATCCTCGCCTTCCGCAACGAGCTGTGCCGCCGCGAGGTGGAGCGGGGCCGCACCCAGGCCCCGTATGCCTACATCCTGCCGCTGGCGCAGAGTGACCGGAGCGAGCTGGCCGGCCTGGCCAACCTGCTGCTGGAACACGGCGTCCGGATCTACCGGCTCACGGCGCCGCTGGCCGTGGACGGTTGCACCTTCGGCGCCGGCGACCTGGTGGTGCCGCTGGCCCAGGCCTACCGCCCCCTCATCAAGGAGCTCATGGAGGACCAGCGCTTCCCGGTGCGGCACTACACGCCGGGCGGCGAGCTGATCCGTCCCTACGACATCACCAGCTGGTCGCTGCCGCGCCACCGCGGCGTGCGCGCCGTGGCGGTGAACGCCGCGGCGCCCGCGCTGGCGGCGTCGCTGGCGGAGGTGACCGGCGCGTTCCGCTGGCCCGGCGCCGGCGAGGTCCCGGCCGACGCCACCGCGCTGGCCTGGGCGGCCGGCGACAACGACGCCTTCCGCGCCGCGTTCCGCGCGCTGGCGGCCGGCCTGCTGGTCCAGCGCCTCACC
The sequence above is a segment of the Acidobacteriota bacterium genome. Coding sequences within it:
- a CDS encoding helix-turn-helix transcriptional regulator, which codes for MVDLDSQARRHLPLTEATFAILAALAEPRHGYGIMQAVAREDGGGIRLGPGTLYGALTKLLEGGLIARAGDNPAGDERRKLYALTPLGRRVVRLESERLSRLARLGHQIIDGWEEDHE
- a CDS encoding DUF2812 domain-containing protein, encoding MSEIRRVFKLYWVWQDQPEEAWLTRMAADGWHLRNLTIGCYTFQRGEPAAVAYRLDYRRLTGAEREEYFGLFRDAGWERVATLANWHYFRKPAPEGPLPDIFSDAASRIDKYRRVLGILVVILALNVVILTTQRMPESMTTAREIIRMLQAGAAILLGYGVLRIMALISRLKRDVRRE
- a CDS encoding serine/threonine protein kinase; the encoded protein is MDFERGAVVGNYQIEERLGQGGQSQVYRARDLSLKRTVAIKFLSDAHLDDDTSRKRFLLEAQALSALNHPNIATVFHIGEHGDVPFIVMEYVEGPTLTTYLRTTPTDLSGKLRLMIQITAAVEEAHRQGILHRDLKPGNILTDRDGRVKLVDFGLAKVTRGVLRDRLDQADDFTATGNIVGTVS
- a CDS encoding protein kinase, producing the protein MDERSDLFSLGVIFYEMLSGTRPFEGPSPLATIVAIANEPPRELPREANVPAPLRQVIESLLAKDHEARYPSASELLADLRALADEDTRADTTIRRAAVRLHRRRRRLALIAAGAALAA